The Alphaproteobacteria bacterium genome includes a window with the following:
- a CDS encoding 3-isopropylmalate dehydratase, translating into MTGRVWLFGDDIDTDMLAPGLYMRGGMDELIKHCLEAADPDFAKNVRPGDVVVGGRNFGIGSSREQAAQALVMLGVSAVLAVSFAGIFYRNALNLGLMALVCPQAKSIRQGQALTVEPENARAIDPTTNESFACEPLPAHLIAMVRAGGLLAHLEQRLKASHL; encoded by the coding sequence ATGACCGGGCGCGTCTGGCTGTTCGGCGACGATATCGACACCGATATGCTCGCCCCCGGGCTTTACATGCGCGGCGGCATGGACGAGCTGATCAAGCATTGCTTGGAAGCTGCCGATCCCGATTTCGCAAAGAACGTGCGTCCCGGCGACGTGGTCGTCGGCGGGCGGAATTTCGGCATCGGCTCGTCGCGCGAACAAGCGGCACAGGCGTTGGTCATGCTCGGCGTCAGCGCCGTACTCGCCGTGTCTTTCGCCGGCATCTTCTATCGCAACGCCCTAAATCTCGGCTTGATGGCGCTGGTCTGCCCGCAAGCGAAATCGATCCGACAAGGCCAAGCTTTGACTGTCGAGCCCGAGAATGCGCGCGCGATCGATCCCACGACCAACGAAAGTTTCGCCTGCGAGCCCCTCCCCGCGCACCTGATCGCCATGGTGCGCGCGGGCGGGTTGCTGGCGCATTTGGAACAACGGCTGAAAGCGTCACACCTATGA
- a CDS encoding aldehyde dehydrogenase family protein codes for MRDLLHIDGKWVKPVAGGTIPAIDPATGETFHRIAAATAPDIDAAVKAARAAFDTGPWPTLSGKERASVLRKIAAAIKARQSELAALETRDNGKPLPEAEWDIGDAAGCFDYYAGLADALDANSIETIALPDARFTSKAVKEPVGVCGAIVPWNYPLLMAAWKVAPALAAGCTVVLKPSELTSLTALELAAIAQDAGLPPGVLNVVTGLGPQAGQPLADHPGIDKLAFTGSEITGSKVMAAAARDIKRVSLELGGKSPFIVFDDATIDDAVEWILFGVFWNQGQVCSATSRVLIHDAIYDKLLDRLIAETRKIKIGAGTEQGVLLGPLVSQKQLDRVLGYIERARADGATIRCGGKRPTGRDAGYFVEPTILTEVPLDSAAWREEIFGPVLCVRPFKDEAEALRLANDSVFGLAGAVMSADAARAERVAAKLRAGIVWINCSQPTFTEAPWGGFKRSGIGRELGKWGLDAYLEVKQITRYASADPWGWYIKR; via the coding sequence ATGCGCGACCTTCTCCATATCGATGGAAAATGGGTGAAGCCCGTCGCGGGCGGCACGATCCCCGCGATCGACCCCGCGACGGGTGAAACCTTCCATCGCATTGCCGCTGCAACGGCACCGGATATCGATGCGGCCGTGAAAGCCGCGCGCGCCGCCTTCGATACAGGCCCGTGGCCGACCCTGTCGGGCAAGGAACGCGCCAGCGTGCTGCGCAAGATCGCGGCCGCGATCAAGGCACGACAATCGGAACTCGCCGCGCTCGAAACGCGCGACAACGGCAAGCCGCTGCCCGAAGCCGAATGGGATATCGGCGATGCCGCCGGGTGCTTCGACTATTACGCGGGCCTCGCCGACGCGCTCGACGCGAATTCGATCGAGACGATCGCGCTGCCCGATGCGCGCTTTACGTCCAAGGCGGTGAAAGAGCCCGTCGGCGTATGCGGCGCGATCGTGCCGTGGAACTATCCGCTGCTGATGGCGGCGTGGAAAGTGGCGCCCGCCCTCGCCGCCGGTTGTACGGTCGTGCTCAAACCGTCGGAGCTTACCTCGCTGACGGCGCTGGAACTCGCGGCCATCGCGCAGGATGCGGGCTTGCCGCCGGGCGTGTTGAACGTCGTTACGGGCCTCGGCCCGCAAGCGGGCCAGCCCCTCGCCGACCATCCGGGCATCGACAAGCTCGCTTTCACCGGCTCCGAGATCACCGGCAGCAAGGTGATGGCCGCCGCCGCGCGCGACATCAAACGCGTCAGCTTGGAACTCGGCGGCAAGTCGCCCTTCATCGTATTCGACGACGCGACGATCGACGACGCCGTCGAATGGATTCTGTTCGGCGTGTTCTGGAATCAGGGCCAGGTCTGCTCGGCGACCTCGCGCGTGCTGATCCATGACGCGATCTACGACAAGCTGCTCGACCGGTTGATCGCCGAGACGCGCAAGATCAAGATCGGTGCGGGGACGGAACAAGGCGTGCTGCTCGGGCCGCTCGTATCACAAAAGCAGCTCGACCGCGTGCTCGGTTATATCGAACGCGCGCGCGCCGATGGCGCCACTATTCGCTGCGGCGGCAAGCGCCCGACCGGGCGCGACGCCGGCTACTTCGTCGAACCGACGATCCTGACCGAAGTCCCGCTCGACAGTGCCGCGTGGCGCGAGGAGATTTTCGGCCCCGTCCTATGCGTCCGCCCCTTCAAGGACGAGGCGGAGGCGTTGCGCCTCGCCAATGACAGCGTCTTCGGCCTCGCCGGCGCCGTGATGTCGGCCGATGCGGCGCGCGCCGAACGCGTCGCGGCAAAACTGCGCGCGGGCATCGTGTGGATCAACTGCTCGCAGCCCACTTTCACCGAAGCGCCCTGGGGCGGATTCAAGCGCTCCGGCATCGGGCGCGAACTCGGCAAATGGGGTCTCGACGCCTATCTCGAGGTGAAGCAGATCACCCGCTATGCCAGCGCCGATCCTTGGGGCTGGTACATCAAGCGTTAA
- a CDS encoding isocitrate lyase/PEP mutase family protein gives MSLKTKIGNGLVVAPGVSDALGALIATEAGFDAVYLSGASIAYTRFGRPDVGLVTATEVEACLAAICDRVETPVIVDADTGFGNVLNVQRTVRAFERAGAAAIQIEDQSFPKRCGHLADKKVVPAQEMVGKIRAAVDARVSADTLIVARTDAIAVEGYDAAVERMERYAEAGADVLFVEAPQDVAQQRDLPAKLGHLGPLLANMVEGGRTPIADAKTLAAMGYRVAIFPGGLVRAAAHMTRAYMASLKANGSNEPFRDRMLDFKELNGLVGTPELLALGKKYE, from the coding sequence ATGAGTTTGAAGACGAAAATCGGCAACGGCCTGGTCGTCGCCCCGGGCGTATCGGACGCGCTGGGCGCGCTGATCGCGACCGAAGCGGGCTTCGACGCGGTTTATCTTTCCGGGGCGAGCATCGCCTACACGCGCTTCGGGCGGCCGGATGTCGGCCTCGTTACCGCGACGGAAGTCGAAGCGTGCCTTGCCGCGATCTGCGACCGCGTCGAGACGCCGGTGATCGTCGATGCGGATACGGGCTTCGGCAATGTGCTGAACGTACAGCGCACCGTGCGCGCCTTCGAGCGCGCGGGTGCGGCCGCGATCCAGATCGAAGATCAAAGCTTCCCGAAGCGCTGCGGCCACCTTGCCGACAAGAAGGTCGTGCCGGCCCAGGAAATGGTTGGCAAGATCCGCGCGGCGGTCGACGCGCGCGTCAGCGCCGATACGCTGATCGTCGCGCGCACCGACGCGATCGCCGTCGAAGGCTACGATGCGGCGGTCGAGCGTATGGAGCGCTACGCCGAAGCGGGGGCTGACGTGTTGTTCGTCGAAGCGCCGCAAGACGTCGCGCAACAACGCGACCTGCCCGCCAAGCTCGGCCATCTCGGGCCGCTGCTCGCCAACATGGTCGAAGGCGGACGCACGCCGATCGCCGACGCCAAGACGCTCGCCGCCATGGGTTATCGCGTCGCGATCTTCCCCGGCGGTTTGGTGCGCGCGGCCGCGCACATGACGCGCGCCTATATGGCGTCGTTGAAGGCCAACGGCTCCAACGAGCCGTTCCGCGACCGCATGCTCGACTTCAAGGAATTGAACGGCCTTGTCGGCACGCCCGAATTGCTCGCCTTGGGAAAGAAGTACGAATGA
- a CDS encoding 3-isopropylmalate dehydratase large subunit, which yields MNRPQTLAQKIVARAAGRAHVDVGEVVTCAIDLAMMHDSGGPRRLQPMLKRLGAKIWDPDKVVVVSDHYVPAVDAESASILKLTREFVRDHKIERFHDMQGICHVVLPENGHLRPGLFVVGGDSHSPTGGAFGCFMFGVGATEMCGAVVTGEIWLKTPATILLNWHGKLGPMVSAKDMMLALCKRLGMGGAEYQVVQYAGDAISGLPMFERMTLCNMAAELGAQVGLIAPDTVTEYFLAERGVTNIDTARWQGDAGAEYLRVENFDASDLAPQVAAPHSPANSGPAAEQRGVAIHQAYIGACTGAKINDLRMAAAVLRGKRVAPNVRLLVAPATARTTAEAAADGTLAALAEAGAILMPSGCGACAGYGAGVLAEDEVCIASTARNFKGRMGASSSKVYLGSPYTVAAAAIAGMIVDPREVAS from the coding sequence ATGAACAGGCCGCAAACTCTTGCCCAGAAAATCGTCGCGCGCGCCGCCGGGCGGGCGCATGTCGATGTGGGCGAAGTCGTAACCTGTGCCATTGACCTCGCGATGATGCACGATTCCGGCGGCCCGCGTCGCTTGCAGCCGATGCTCAAGCGCCTCGGCGCCAAGATATGGGATCCCGATAAAGTCGTCGTCGTCAGCGACCATTACGTGCCCGCGGTTGACGCCGAAAGCGCCTCGATCCTGAAACTCACCCGCGAATTCGTGCGCGATCACAAGATCGAGCGCTTCCACGACATGCAGGGCATTTGCCATGTCGTGCTGCCGGAGAACGGCCATCTGCGCCCCGGCTTGTTCGTCGTCGGCGGCGACAGCCACTCGCCCACCGGCGGCGCGTTCGGCTGTTTCATGTTCGGCGTCGGGGCGACCGAAATGTGCGGCGCCGTCGTCACCGGCGAAATCTGGCTGAAAACCCCCGCCACCATTCTGCTGAATTGGCACGGCAAGCTCGGGCCGATGGTCTCGGCCAAAGACATGATGCTGGCGCTGTGCAAGCGCCTGGGTATGGGCGGCGCTGAGTATCAGGTCGTGCAATACGCCGGCGACGCGATTTCCGGATTGCCGATGTTCGAGCGTATGACCTTGTGCAACATGGCGGCGGAGCTGGGCGCGCAAGTCGGCCTGATCGCGCCCGACACCGTGACCGAGTATTTCCTCGCCGAGCGCGGCGTGACCAACATCGACACCGCACGCTGGCAAGGCGATGCGGGGGCCGAATATCTACGCGTCGAGAATTTCGACGCGAGCGACCTGGCCCCGCAAGTCGCCGCCCCGCACAGCCCGGCGAATTCCGGCCCTGCCGCCGAGCAGCGCGGTGTGGCCATTCATCAAGCCTATATCGGCGCCTGCACGGGCGCGAAGATCAACGATCTTCGCATGGCCGCCGCCGTGCTGCGCGGCAAACGCGTGGCGCCGAATGTGCGCTTGCTGGTGGCACCCGCGACCGCGCGCACGACAGCCGAAGCCGCCGCCGACGGCACGCTCGCGGCGCTGGCCGAAGCCGGCGCCATCCTGATGCCGTCGGGCTGCGGGGCGTGTGCCGGCTATGGTGCGGGCGTGTTGGCGGAGGACGAAGTCTGCATCGCGTCGACCGCGCGCAATTTCAAAGGCCGCATGGGTGCGTCGAGCTCCAAGGTTTATTTGGGCTCGCCCTACACCGTCGCGGCCGCCGCGATCGCGGGCATGATCGTCGATCCGCGCGAGGTGGCGTCATGA